In a genomic window of Epinephelus fuscoguttatus linkage group LG23, E.fuscoguttatus.final_Chr_v1:
- the gal3st4 gene encoding galactose-3-O-sulfotransferase 4 isoform X1: MLFRRRARMLRWLVCGRVGPVWMWKALLLFVAIAFAGQLLGVIFNKSSVQPAGRSIFSSPDAQGPSLGSCQPHTHVMFLKTHKTASSTVLNMLYRFGEERDLRFALPLGYQLGYPLPFNAHRVKGYRGPRVVEFHIMGNHMRFHRPEVEKVMPADTFYFSIIRDPVALAESSFAYYKEVAPAFRKAKSLGDFADDPKKYYDPRLRNNHYARNLLWFDFGMDHNANFSEALVQRAEAMIRRTFNLILVSEYFDQSMILLRHALCWPLDAVVSFSLNARQQKPSSVGGMSGSWMGKAAAAAGVGGRAGRSQAKTLTNVTEEQREKLREWNALDWHLYKAFNRTFWGEIDRFGHTQMEQEVALLRTRREDLARVCLRDGGKPVEAHRIRDKNIRPYQSGLVKILGYELQLGLDNATRTACLRMIRPEIQYKDVLDAKQFPRAAAQAQTGQQSQGLMVAAGGSLLRQDSSRTAERPVRGEAGGRAVERDWDGSRLVRRNQTLIRDKGRLR; this comes from the exons CAGTGTCCAGCCAGCTGGTCGCTCCATCTTCTCGTCCCCTGATGCTCAGGGCCCCTCTCTGGGCTCCTGCCAGCCCCACACCCATGTCATGTTCCTCAAGACCCACAAGACAGCCAGCAGCACCGTGCTCAACATGCTGTATCGCTTTGGGGAGGAGCGCGACCTTCGCTTCGCCCTGCCACTGGGCTACCAGCTGGGCTACCCACTGCCCTTCAACGCCCACAGGGTCAAAGGTTACCGAGGTCCCAGAGTCGTGGAGTTTCACATCATGGGCAATCACATGAGATTTCATAGGCCTGAG GTGGAGAAGGTGATGCCTGCAGACACGTTCTATTTCTCTATCATCAGGGACCCGGTCGCTCTGGCCGAGTCCTCCTTTGCCTATTATAAGGAGGTTGCGCCTGCCTTTCGGAAAGCCAAAAGCTTAGGCGACTTTGCTGATGACCCCAAGAAATACTATGATCCTCGTCTCCGCAATAACCACTACGCTCGCAACCTGTTGTGGTTCGACTTTGGCATGGACCACAATGCTAATTTCTCTGAGGCCCTGGTTCAGCGTGCTGAGGCCATGATCCGCCGAACCTTCAACCTGATTCTGGTGTCAGAGTACTTTGACCAGTCCATGATTCTGCTGAGACACGCCCTCTGCTGGCCACTGGATGCCGTCGTCTCATTCAGCCTCAATGCTCGGCAGCAGAAGCCCAGTAGCGTTGGGGGGATGAGTGGGAGCTGGATGGGTAAAGCAGCAGCGGCAGCTGGTGTTGGTGGTAGAGCGGGACGTTCACAAGCCAAGACACTGACCAATGTAACAGAGGAGCAGCGGGAGAAGCTGCGGGAGTGGAATGCCCTAGACTGGCACTTATATAAAGCCTTCAACCGGACCTTTTGGGGGGAAATTGATAGGTTCGGACATACCCAGATGGAGCAGGAAGTTGCTCTTCTCAGGACACGACGGGAAGATCTGGCCCGGGTTTGTCTCAGGGACGGCGGGAAGCCTGTGGAGGCGCACCGGATCCGGGACAAAAACATCCGCCCATATCAGAGTGGATTGGTGAAGATTCTTGGCTATGAGCTCCAGCTGGGGCTGGATAACGCCACCAGGACGGCCTGTCTCAGGATGATCAGGCCTGAGATCCAGTACAAAGATGTGCTGGATGCTAAACAGTTCCCACGGGCTGCGGCCCAAGCCCAAACTGGGCAGCAGAGCCAGGGCCTGATGGTAGCAGCAGGTGGCTCTCTTTTAAGACAAGACTCATCCAGGACAGCAGAGAGGCCAGTTAGGGGAGAGGCTGGGGGGAGGGCAGTGGAGAGAGACTGGGATGGAAGCCGCTTAGTGAGGAGGAACCAGACCTTGATACGAGACAAAGGAAGATTGAGATAG
- the gal3st4 gene encoding galactose-3-O-sulfotransferase 4 isoform X2: MLFRRRARMLRWLVCGRVGPVWMWKALLLFVAIAFAGQLLGVIFNKSVQPAGRSIFSSPDAQGPSLGSCQPHTHVMFLKTHKTASSTVLNMLYRFGEERDLRFALPLGYQLGYPLPFNAHRVKGYRGPRVVEFHIMGNHMRFHRPEVEKVMPADTFYFSIIRDPVALAESSFAYYKEVAPAFRKAKSLGDFADDPKKYYDPRLRNNHYARNLLWFDFGMDHNANFSEALVQRAEAMIRRTFNLILVSEYFDQSMILLRHALCWPLDAVVSFSLNARQQKPSSVGGMSGSWMGKAAAAAGVGGRAGRSQAKTLTNVTEEQREKLREWNALDWHLYKAFNRTFWGEIDRFGHTQMEQEVALLRTRREDLARVCLRDGGKPVEAHRIRDKNIRPYQSGLVKILGYELQLGLDNATRTACLRMIRPEIQYKDVLDAKQFPRAAAQAQTGQQSQGLMVAAGGSLLRQDSSRTAERPVRGEAGGRAVERDWDGSRLVRRNQTLIRDKGRLR; this comes from the exons TGTCCAGCCAGCTGGTCGCTCCATCTTCTCGTCCCCTGATGCTCAGGGCCCCTCTCTGGGCTCCTGCCAGCCCCACACCCATGTCATGTTCCTCAAGACCCACAAGACAGCCAGCAGCACCGTGCTCAACATGCTGTATCGCTTTGGGGAGGAGCGCGACCTTCGCTTCGCCCTGCCACTGGGCTACCAGCTGGGCTACCCACTGCCCTTCAACGCCCACAGGGTCAAAGGTTACCGAGGTCCCAGAGTCGTGGAGTTTCACATCATGGGCAATCACATGAGATTTCATAGGCCTGAG GTGGAGAAGGTGATGCCTGCAGACACGTTCTATTTCTCTATCATCAGGGACCCGGTCGCTCTGGCCGAGTCCTCCTTTGCCTATTATAAGGAGGTTGCGCCTGCCTTTCGGAAAGCCAAAAGCTTAGGCGACTTTGCTGATGACCCCAAGAAATACTATGATCCTCGTCTCCGCAATAACCACTACGCTCGCAACCTGTTGTGGTTCGACTTTGGCATGGACCACAATGCTAATTTCTCTGAGGCCCTGGTTCAGCGTGCTGAGGCCATGATCCGCCGAACCTTCAACCTGATTCTGGTGTCAGAGTACTTTGACCAGTCCATGATTCTGCTGAGACACGCCCTCTGCTGGCCACTGGATGCCGTCGTCTCATTCAGCCTCAATGCTCGGCAGCAGAAGCCCAGTAGCGTTGGGGGGATGAGTGGGAGCTGGATGGGTAAAGCAGCAGCGGCAGCTGGTGTTGGTGGTAGAGCGGGACGTTCACAAGCCAAGACACTGACCAATGTAACAGAGGAGCAGCGGGAGAAGCTGCGGGAGTGGAATGCCCTAGACTGGCACTTATATAAAGCCTTCAACCGGACCTTTTGGGGGGAAATTGATAGGTTCGGACATACCCAGATGGAGCAGGAAGTTGCTCTTCTCAGGACACGACGGGAAGATCTGGCCCGGGTTTGTCTCAGGGACGGCGGGAAGCCTGTGGAGGCGCACCGGATCCGGGACAAAAACATCCGCCCATATCAGAGTGGATTGGTGAAGATTCTTGGCTATGAGCTCCAGCTGGGGCTGGATAACGCCACCAGGACGGCCTGTCTCAGGATGATCAGGCCTGAGATCCAGTACAAAGATGTGCTGGATGCTAAACAGTTCCCACGGGCTGCGGCCCAAGCCCAAACTGGGCAGCAGAGCCAGGGCCTGATGGTAGCAGCAGGTGGCTCTCTTTTAAGACAAGACTCATCCAGGACAGCAGAGAGGCCAGTTAGGGGAGAGGCTGGGGGGAGGGCAGTGGAGAGAGACTGGGATGGAAGCCGCTTAGTGAGGAGGAACCAGACCTTGATACGAGACAAAGGAAGATTGAGATAG
- the gal3st4 gene encoding galactose-3-O-sulfotransferase 4 isoform X4: MLRWLVCGRVGPVWMWKALLLFVAIAFAGQLLGVIFNKSVQPAGRSIFSSPDAQGPSLGSCQPHTHVMFLKTHKTASSTVLNMLYRFGEERDLRFALPLGYQLGYPLPFNAHRVKGYRGPRVVEFHIMGNHMRFHRPEVEKVMPADTFYFSIIRDPVALAESSFAYYKEVAPAFRKAKSLGDFADDPKKYYDPRLRNNHYARNLLWFDFGMDHNANFSEALVQRAEAMIRRTFNLILVSEYFDQSMILLRHALCWPLDAVVSFSLNARQQKPSSVGGMSGSWMGKAAAAAGVGGRAGRSQAKTLTNVTEEQREKLREWNALDWHLYKAFNRTFWGEIDRFGHTQMEQEVALLRTRREDLARVCLRDGGKPVEAHRIRDKNIRPYQSGLVKILGYELQLGLDNATRTACLRMIRPEIQYKDVLDAKQFPRAAAQAQTGQQSQGLMVAAGGSLLRQDSSRTAERPVRGEAGGRAVERDWDGSRLVRRNQTLIRDKGRLR, encoded by the exons TGTCCAGCCAGCTGGTCGCTCCATCTTCTCGTCCCCTGATGCTCAGGGCCCCTCTCTGGGCTCCTGCCAGCCCCACACCCATGTCATGTTCCTCAAGACCCACAAGACAGCCAGCAGCACCGTGCTCAACATGCTGTATCGCTTTGGGGAGGAGCGCGACCTTCGCTTCGCCCTGCCACTGGGCTACCAGCTGGGCTACCCACTGCCCTTCAACGCCCACAGGGTCAAAGGTTACCGAGGTCCCAGAGTCGTGGAGTTTCACATCATGGGCAATCACATGAGATTTCATAGGCCTGAG GTGGAGAAGGTGATGCCTGCAGACACGTTCTATTTCTCTATCATCAGGGACCCGGTCGCTCTGGCCGAGTCCTCCTTTGCCTATTATAAGGAGGTTGCGCCTGCCTTTCGGAAAGCCAAAAGCTTAGGCGACTTTGCTGATGACCCCAAGAAATACTATGATCCTCGTCTCCGCAATAACCACTACGCTCGCAACCTGTTGTGGTTCGACTTTGGCATGGACCACAATGCTAATTTCTCTGAGGCCCTGGTTCAGCGTGCTGAGGCCATGATCCGCCGAACCTTCAACCTGATTCTGGTGTCAGAGTACTTTGACCAGTCCATGATTCTGCTGAGACACGCCCTCTGCTGGCCACTGGATGCCGTCGTCTCATTCAGCCTCAATGCTCGGCAGCAGAAGCCCAGTAGCGTTGGGGGGATGAGTGGGAGCTGGATGGGTAAAGCAGCAGCGGCAGCTGGTGTTGGTGGTAGAGCGGGACGTTCACAAGCCAAGACACTGACCAATGTAACAGAGGAGCAGCGGGAGAAGCTGCGGGAGTGGAATGCCCTAGACTGGCACTTATATAAAGCCTTCAACCGGACCTTTTGGGGGGAAATTGATAGGTTCGGACATACCCAGATGGAGCAGGAAGTTGCTCTTCTCAGGACACGACGGGAAGATCTGGCCCGGGTTTGTCTCAGGGACGGCGGGAAGCCTGTGGAGGCGCACCGGATCCGGGACAAAAACATCCGCCCATATCAGAGTGGATTGGTGAAGATTCTTGGCTATGAGCTCCAGCTGGGGCTGGATAACGCCACCAGGACGGCCTGTCTCAGGATGATCAGGCCTGAGATCCAGTACAAAGATGTGCTGGATGCTAAACAGTTCCCACGGGCTGCGGCCCAAGCCCAAACTGGGCAGCAGAGCCAGGGCCTGATGGTAGCAGCAGGTGGCTCTCTTTTAAGACAAGACTCATCCAGGACAGCAGAGAGGCCAGTTAGGGGAGAGGCTGGGGGGAGGGCAGTGGAGAGAGACTGGGATGGAAGCCGCTTAGTGAGGAGGAACCAGACCTTGATACGAGACAAAGGAAGATTGAGATAG
- the gal3st4 gene encoding galactose-3-O-sulfotransferase 4 isoform X3, with product MLRWLVCGRVGPVWMWKALLLFVAIAFAGQLLGVIFNKSSVQPAGRSIFSSPDAQGPSLGSCQPHTHVMFLKTHKTASSTVLNMLYRFGEERDLRFALPLGYQLGYPLPFNAHRVKGYRGPRVVEFHIMGNHMRFHRPEVEKVMPADTFYFSIIRDPVALAESSFAYYKEVAPAFRKAKSLGDFADDPKKYYDPRLRNNHYARNLLWFDFGMDHNANFSEALVQRAEAMIRRTFNLILVSEYFDQSMILLRHALCWPLDAVVSFSLNARQQKPSSVGGMSGSWMGKAAAAAGVGGRAGRSQAKTLTNVTEEQREKLREWNALDWHLYKAFNRTFWGEIDRFGHTQMEQEVALLRTRREDLARVCLRDGGKPVEAHRIRDKNIRPYQSGLVKILGYELQLGLDNATRTACLRMIRPEIQYKDVLDAKQFPRAAAQAQTGQQSQGLMVAAGGSLLRQDSSRTAERPVRGEAGGRAVERDWDGSRLVRRNQTLIRDKGRLR from the exons CAGTGTCCAGCCAGCTGGTCGCTCCATCTTCTCGTCCCCTGATGCTCAGGGCCCCTCTCTGGGCTCCTGCCAGCCCCACACCCATGTCATGTTCCTCAAGACCCACAAGACAGCCAGCAGCACCGTGCTCAACATGCTGTATCGCTTTGGGGAGGAGCGCGACCTTCGCTTCGCCCTGCCACTGGGCTACCAGCTGGGCTACCCACTGCCCTTCAACGCCCACAGGGTCAAAGGTTACCGAGGTCCCAGAGTCGTGGAGTTTCACATCATGGGCAATCACATGAGATTTCATAGGCCTGAG GTGGAGAAGGTGATGCCTGCAGACACGTTCTATTTCTCTATCATCAGGGACCCGGTCGCTCTGGCCGAGTCCTCCTTTGCCTATTATAAGGAGGTTGCGCCTGCCTTTCGGAAAGCCAAAAGCTTAGGCGACTTTGCTGATGACCCCAAGAAATACTATGATCCTCGTCTCCGCAATAACCACTACGCTCGCAACCTGTTGTGGTTCGACTTTGGCATGGACCACAATGCTAATTTCTCTGAGGCCCTGGTTCAGCGTGCTGAGGCCATGATCCGCCGAACCTTCAACCTGATTCTGGTGTCAGAGTACTTTGACCAGTCCATGATTCTGCTGAGACACGCCCTCTGCTGGCCACTGGATGCCGTCGTCTCATTCAGCCTCAATGCTCGGCAGCAGAAGCCCAGTAGCGTTGGGGGGATGAGTGGGAGCTGGATGGGTAAAGCAGCAGCGGCAGCTGGTGTTGGTGGTAGAGCGGGACGTTCACAAGCCAAGACACTGACCAATGTAACAGAGGAGCAGCGGGAGAAGCTGCGGGAGTGGAATGCCCTAGACTGGCACTTATATAAAGCCTTCAACCGGACCTTTTGGGGGGAAATTGATAGGTTCGGACATACCCAGATGGAGCAGGAAGTTGCTCTTCTCAGGACACGACGGGAAGATCTGGCCCGGGTTTGTCTCAGGGACGGCGGGAAGCCTGTGGAGGCGCACCGGATCCGGGACAAAAACATCCGCCCATATCAGAGTGGATTGGTGAAGATTCTTGGCTATGAGCTCCAGCTGGGGCTGGATAACGCCACCAGGACGGCCTGTCTCAGGATGATCAGGCCTGAGATCCAGTACAAAGATGTGCTGGATGCTAAACAGTTCCCACGGGCTGCGGCCCAAGCCCAAACTGGGCAGCAGAGCCAGGGCCTGATGGTAGCAGCAGGTGGCTCTCTTTTAAGACAAGACTCATCCAGGACAGCAGAGAGGCCAGTTAGGGGAGAGGCTGGGGGGAGGGCAGTGGAGAGAGACTGGGATGGAAGCCGCTTAGTGAGGAGGAACCAGACCTTGATACGAGACAAAGGAAGATTGAGATAG